The segment GGCGGGACCGCGGGACTCGATCTCTTCGATCGAGACCGCGCCGCGCAGATCGAACGCCCCGTTGCGGTGCCGCCGCAGCGTTTCCAGGCAGCCTCCGCAACCGAGCGCCGCGCCGAGGTCGTGGGCGAACGCGCGCATGTAGAAGCCCGGGTCGCACGTGACGCGGCACCGTACCCGCGTGCCGTCGACCCGCAGCACCGCAGCGGCGTGCACGGTCACCTCGACCGGATCGGGCGCGACCGGCTGGTTCCTCCGGGCAAGCTTGTAGGCCCGAACGCCGCGGATCTTCTTGGCCGAGAACGGCGGGGGGCGCTGCGGCCGGGTGCCCACGAAAGCCGCCATCGCCCGTTCGATGGCCGCCGGGTCCGGGGCGTTCACGAGGCCGGTTCCCATCCTGTCCCGCGCGTCCGCGGTGATCGTGCCGGTGGCGTCGTAGGTGTCGGTAGAGACGCCGAGCAGGATGCATCCCTCATAGGTCTTGCGTCCCGCCGAGAGGAGAGAGGCAAGGCGCGTCGCCCTTCCTACGACGAGTGGCAGCACGCCGGTGGCCAGCGGGTCCAGCGTGCCTATGTGACCGACCCGTTTGACCCCGAGCGACCGGCGGGCGTGCGCCACGACGTCGTGCGACGTCAGGCCGGAGGGCTTGTCGACGACCAGAACCCCATCCATCTCAGGACCCGGGTGCGGCCGCCACGTGCGTTCCGGATTCCGTGACGGCCGCCGCGGTGCGCGCCAGCAGCCGTGACTCGACGTCCGGCCCGGGCACGTCCAGGGTGCAGCCGGCGGCATTGCGATGACCGCCGCCGCCGAATGCCGCGGCGACCGCACGGACGTCGACGAGTCCCTTCGATCGCAGGCTGACCCGAGCAACTCCGTCGAGCGCCCGGAACATGATCACGGCTTCGACGTCCCGGGCCGCCAGCGGCAGGTTGATGACGCCCTCCATGTCGTCGGGC is part of the Acidobacteriota bacterium genome and harbors:
- the truB gene encoding tRNA pseudouridine(55) synthase TruB, whose translation is MPPAAPWTCPGRTSSHGCWRAPRRPSRNPERTWRPHPGPEMDGVLVVDKPSGLTSHDVVAHARRSLGVKRVGHIGTLDPLATGVLPLVVGRATRLASLLSAGRKTYEGCILLGVSTDTYDATGTITADARDRMGTGLVNAPDPAAIERAMAAFVGTRPQRPPPFSAKKIRGVRAYKLARRNQPVAPDPVEVTVHAAAVLRVDGTRVRCRVTCDPGFYMRAFAHDLGAALGCGGCLETLRRHRNGAFDLRGAVSIEEIESRGPAVADRMVPLAELLPELPRLVLTEHGARRARHGNDLTAADVVSSSADWASRAVSSAAATAKLYDGEGMLIAIAKVGAARLLHPTIVLV